Within the Clostridium scatologenes genome, the region CCAGAAGACTAACTTTAGAAGGTGCTAATGTTAAAGGCGTTCTTGAAATAATGCCTTATTCAACTGGATTAGTTCGTAACAAAGTACAGTGTTTAGATGATTTTAATATACCATTACTCTTAAATCATACTGTTACTGAAATTCATGGCAAGGAAAGATTAGAAGGAGTAACAATTGCTAAAGTTGACAATCATTTAAAACCAATTAGAGAAACAGAAAAATATATAAATTGTGACACCTTGTTACTTTCAGTTGGCTTAGTACCTGAAAATGAATTGTCTAAGAAAATAGATATTAACTTTGACCCTGTAACAAAGGGAGCAATGGTAAATGAAAAACGCAGAACCAATGTCTCTTGGGTGTTTGCCTGTGGAAATGTACTCCATGTTCATGATTTAGTTGATAATGTCACTGCTGAAGGTGAAATTGCAGGTAGAGCAGCTGCAGAATATATAAATAGTCAGCTAAAAGTTAGACAAAAAAAGATAGAAGTTAAGCATGGTAATAATATTGCTTATGTCGTTCCACAATTTATAGAATTTGATGATTTAAAGCAGAAAAATATTAAGCTATATATGCGTGTAAGACAACCTGATGACAATATAGGTGTGGTGTTAAAAGACAATAATCATAGTATAATTGCAAACTTCAAGAAAGAAATAGTAACTCCTGGTTCAATGATAACACTTTCTGTACCTGTAAAGCTTTTCTCAGATGATTTAGATATAATTGAAGTTTCTATTTCCAAATAGGGGGGTGAGAAAAGTGAGTAAAGAGACAAAAATAGTTTGCATTGGTTGTCCAAAAGGATGCAGCATAAGTATAAGTCATGATAAAAGTAGCATTAAAGCTATTGAGGGATATAGCTGCAAAAATGGTCTTGAATATGCAAAAAATGAATTTACAGCACCTAAAAGGATACTGACTAGTACTGTTAAAGTTAAGTTTGGTGAATTACTTGTTGTTTCTGTTAAAACAAAAGAGCCTATTCCTAAAAATAAAATATTTGAATGTATGCATGAAATAAATGAACTGGAAGTAGAAGCTCCTCTAAAGATAGGAACTATTATAAAAGATAATATAGCGCAAACAGGGGTAGCTCTTATTACTACAGAACCAATAAGTAGAATATAAAAATTAAGTACAAAATGGAGGTAATATTTATGAACAGATTTTATAGTCCTATGTTAAATCCAAATTATGAAGGCGTAAATATTGATGATCTAGTTGTAGCAACTTATTTGATTGGTACTTCTAAAGATGAGGATCCTATTATTAAAGCATCAAGTATAGGTATTGAACAGACAACGGGTTCATGGATAGATGTTCCTGCAGAAACAGATGAAGTTAGAGCTAAATATGCTTCAAAAATAATTGGCATATATGAGGTTCCTGATTATGAAAATCAGTTTAATGTAAATCAAAATGTACCTGATGATGGAACTAGATTTTATGTCGTAAGAATAGGTTTTCCAGTTGCAAACATTGATGATAACATTCCATTACTCTTTGCAACAATTCTTGGCAATGTAACTGCTATGCCAAATTTAAGAATACTGGATATTGATTTCCCTAAAAGCTTTGCATGTAAGTTCCAGGGGCCAAAGTTTGGTATTCAAGGAATAAGAGATATTTTAGGAGTTAAGGAAAGACCTCTTCTTAATAATATGATTAAACCTTGTACAGGTTATACACCTGATGTTGGAGCTAAATTATTTTATGAAGCAGCAGTTGGTGGAGTGGATATTATAAAAGATGACGAATTGATAGGAGGAAGTAGAGTATTTAATAATCTTGAAGAACGTGTAGAAAAGAACATGGCTGCAGCAGCAAAAGCTGATAAGATAAAAGGTGAAAAAACTCTTTATGCTGTAAATATAACTGATGAAATATCCAGGCTTAAAGATAATGCCATGAAAGCAATAAATGCAGGAGCTAATTGTTTAATGGTTGATACTTTTGGAATTGGATTATCTGCTCTTAGATACTTAGCAGAAGATACTAAGATAAATGTACCTATATTATCCCATTGTTGTTTTGGTGCTTCTTGGACTGTTTCACCATATCAAGGAGTAAGTTCTACAGTACTTACTAAATTAACGAGAATGTGTGGAGCGGATACATTGCTTATAGAGCTGCCTTATGGAAAATTTGATATAGTTCCATTTAAATATAGAAAGAGTATTACTACTTGTACTGGTAAGCTGTATGATATAAAACCAACTCTTCCATTTGTGGGAGGTGGAGTTATACCAGGAATAATACCAAAAATTTTAGATGATGCAGGTTATGATATTTTGCTTGGAGTAGGAGCTGGCATACATGGTCATAAAATGGGACCTCAAGCAGGAGCAAAGGCATTCAGGTATATAATTGATGCATGTATGAATAATATTCCTTTAAAAGAAGCAGCTAAAGATCATGAAGAATTACGTGTTTCACTTGAAACATGGGGTATGTATGGCAAAGAAAACCTCAAGGACAATTATGCAATATAGATAGGACAAATTATCATGTTTTAAGATTTTACTAATATATATATAATAAACCACTTGTAAATACTTTGAATGGTTATTTACAAGTGGTTATATTTTTCACAGCATGTTGAAGGCAGTTTGCTATTTGTGCCTTTTTTAATTTTTATTCATTTCTTTCATTGCTTCTTCTTCCATAGCATCCAATCTGGTATAATAATCTGGTATTTCAAGTAAATGAGCAAGAGCAATTCTTCCTGATATTACAGGGCTATCGCTGGATACATTAGTTGCACATCCAAATCTTGAGCCATGCTCTAATTCAACATTCATTCCCATATAAAACTGTGTAAAATCTATTTTTTTCCAATCTATCCCTAATATTTTACCTACTTTTCTAGCACGCTTTTTACTAAAGTGTAATTCATCACTCATAATATGCTTCTCCTTTTATTATCTTCATATTTTGATATTTGATTTTTATACTGTTAATACATTTTATTCGAGCTTAATTAAAATGCTACAGAAATTTGACTAAAATAAAACAATTAGCTTTTTAAAGCGTTTTGCGAATTTATCATTTTTGTAATGGTTTAATTTTAAAATTATCAAAAAAACATATTGACATTTATCAATAAAGGTAATATAATCATAAAATACAAATATAAAAGTTAATAGTTTGAAAGGCAATGGCGTCTTAAATAATGAGAATTTTAAGTTCTCTTATTTGTAGACGCCTTTTAGTTTTACTTACTATTTAGCTTAATTTTTACAAAACTTAAATTAATTCTAAAAATTTAAAGGGGGCTTGGCAATGAACAATATAAGCGCAGCAGATACAGGTTTTATGATTTTTGCAACTACGTTAGTTATGTTAATGACACCAGGACTGGCCTTATTTTATGGGGGTATGGTTAGAAGAAAAAATGTTTTAAGTACAACAATGCAAAGCTATGCAGCCATTGCAATAATATCGATACAATGGATACTAATTGGATACAGTTTGAGC harbors:
- a CDS encoding NAD(P)/FAD-dependent oxidoreductase; its protein translation is MKRLDYDLVIIGGGPAGLSAALESKKNGVEKILICERGSHLGGILKQCIHNGFGLQYFKEELTGPEYAQRFIDNIQKTDIDIKLNTMVIDIFEDKKIAAVNSIDGLFEVETKALILAMGCRERTREALTIPGERPSGIMTAGTAQRYVNVEGFMPGREVVILGSGDIGLIMARRLTLEGANVKGVLEIMPYSTGLVRNKVQCLDDFNIPLLLNHTVTEIHGKERLEGVTIAKVDNHLKPIRETEKYINCDTLLLSVGLVPENELSKKIDINFDPVTKGAMVNEKRRTNVSWVFACGNVLHVHDLVDNVTAEGEIAGRAAAEYINSQLKVRQKKIEVKHGNNIAYVVPQFIEFDDLKQKNIKLYMRVRQPDDNIGVVLKDNNHSIIANFKKEIVTPGSMITLSVPVKLFSDDLDIIEVSISK
- a CDS encoding DUF1667 domain-containing protein yields the protein MSKETKIVCIGCPKGCSISISHDKSSIKAIEGYSCKNGLEYAKNEFTAPKRILTSTVKVKFGELLVVSVKTKEPIPKNKIFECMHEINELEVEAPLKIGTIIKDNIAQTGVALITTEPISRI
- a CDS encoding RuBisCO large subunit C-terminal-like domain-containing protein — translated: MNRFYSPMLNPNYEGVNIDDLVVATYLIGTSKDEDPIIKASSIGIEQTTGSWIDVPAETDEVRAKYASKIIGIYEVPDYENQFNVNQNVPDDGTRFYVVRIGFPVANIDDNIPLLFATILGNVTAMPNLRILDIDFPKSFACKFQGPKFGIQGIRDILGVKERPLLNNMIKPCTGYTPDVGAKLFYEAAVGGVDIIKDDELIGGSRVFNNLEERVEKNMAAAAKADKIKGEKTLYAVNITDEISRLKDNAMKAINAGANCLMVDTFGIGLSALRYLAEDTKINVPILSHCCFGASWTVSPYQGVSSTVLTKLTRMCGADTLLIELPYGKFDIVPFKYRKSITTCTGKLYDIKPTLPFVGGGVIPGIIPKILDDAGYDILLGVGAGIHGHKMGPQAGAKAFRYIIDACMNNIPLKEAAKDHEELRVSLETWGMYGKENLKDNYAI
- a CDS encoding DUF5661 family protein, yielding MSDELHFSKKRARKVGKILGIDWKKIDFTQFYMGMNVELEHGSRFGCATNVSSDSPVISGRIALAHLLEIPDYYTRLDAMEEEAMKEMNKN